From Deltaproteobacteria bacterium, the proteins below share one genomic window:
- a CDS encoding SseB family protein, which translates to MSDIQEPDNVRLIRAMKMAARVRNDASRQKLYHAIVASNLWLALKAPWSSETPLATEDIESAGDLQGRPSAAVFTSREYATKWRAEHPDFILMDGTDLFGALIKTTIGSVQINPAGPVGGELYRHEVETIAEGGRILRLRAQAASTSH; encoded by the coding sequence ATGAGCGATATTCAAGAACCTGATAATGTACGATTAATCAGGGCAATGAAAATGGCAGCTCGGGTTCGCAATGATGCGAGCCGACAAAAACTCTATCATGCAATTGTAGCCAGTAACCTTTGGCTCGCCCTGAAAGCGCCATGGAGCAGTGAGACTCCTTTAGCCACGGAAGACATCGAGTCAGCTGGGGATTTGCAAGGTCGCCCGAGTGCGGCGGTTTTTACCTCACGAGAATACGCAACCAAGTGGAGAGCTGAGCATCCAGATTTTATCCTCATGGATGGCACCGACTTATTTGGGGCTTTGATCAAGACAACCATCGGCTCTGTTCAAATCAACCCCGCTGGTCCGGTGGGCGGCGAATTGTACCGACATGAAGTTGAGACCATTGCAGAGGGCGGTCGTATTCTACGCTTGCGAGCGCAGGCTGCATCAACAAGCCATTAG